Proteins from one Arthrobacter sp. DNA4 genomic window:
- the glf gene encoding UDP-galactopyranose mutase: MTADLVIVGSGFFGLTIAEQAATELGLKVVVIDRRHHIGGNAYSEKEEQTGIEIHRYGAHLFHTSNERVWEYVNRFTTFTDYVHKVYGVHKGEVYSLPINLATINQFFRANLTPGQARDLIQEQAGELAGTDPQNLNDKGIQLIGRPLYEAFIKHYTGKQWQTDPKDLPAGIISRLPVRYNYDNRYFNDKYEGLPTNGYTAWIEKMAEHPNIEVRLNTDFFDESHEYSKNKVVGNIPVIYTGPVDRYFDYAEGDLSWRTIDFEEEVLEVGDFQGTSVVNYNDDDVPYTRIIEPRHFHPERDYQSEKTVIMREFSRFAEKGDEPYYPVNTSADRERLLKYRDLANAEKDVLFGGRLGTYKYLDMHMAIGSALSMFDNKIRPHFESGVKLESGGVDA; the protein is encoded by the coding sequence GTGACCGCTGACCTCGTCATCGTAGGGTCCGGCTTTTTTGGCCTGACAATCGCAGAACAGGCCGCTACCGAGCTCGGCCTGAAGGTCGTCGTCATCGACCGCCGCCACCACATCGGAGGCAACGCGTACAGCGAAAAGGAAGAGCAGACCGGCATCGAGATCCACCGGTATGGTGCCCACCTGTTCCACACCTCCAACGAACGCGTGTGGGAGTACGTCAACAGGTTCACCACCTTCACTGACTACGTGCACAAGGTCTACGGCGTCCACAAGGGCGAGGTCTATTCGCTGCCCATCAACCTGGCCACCATCAACCAGTTCTTCCGGGCCAACCTCACACCAGGGCAGGCAAGGGACCTCATCCAGGAGCAGGCCGGCGAGCTGGCGGGAACGGACCCCCAGAACCTGAACGACAAGGGCATCCAGCTGATCGGCCGCCCACTGTACGAGGCTTTCATCAAGCACTACACCGGCAAGCAGTGGCAGACGGATCCCAAGGACCTGCCGGCCGGCATCATCTCCCGGCTGCCCGTGCGTTACAACTACGACAACCGGTACTTCAACGACAAGTACGAGGGGCTGCCCACCAACGGCTACACCGCCTGGATCGAGAAGATGGCGGAGCACCCCAACATCGAGGTGCGGCTCAACACCGACTTCTTCGATGAGTCCCACGAGTACAGCAAGAACAAAGTGGTGGGCAACATCCCCGTTATTTACACCGGCCCGGTTGACCGCTACTTCGACTACGCCGAGGGTGACTTGTCCTGGCGCACCATCGACTTCGAAGAAGAAGTCCTTGAGGTGGGCGACTTCCAGGGCACGTCCGTTGTGAACTACAACGACGACGACGTCCCCTACACCCGCATCATCGAACCCCGCCACTTCCACCCTGAGCGCGACTACCAGAGTGAGAAGACTGTCATCATGCGCGAGTTCTCGCGCTTTGCGGAGAAGGGCGACGAGCCCTACTACCCGGTCAACACCTCGGCGGACAGGGAGCGGCTGCTCAAGTACCGCGACCTCGCCAACGCGGAGAAGGATGTCCTGTTTGGCGGCCGCCTCGGCACCTACAAGTACCTGGACATGCACATGGCCATCGGGTCCGCGCTGAGCATGTTCGACAACAAGATCAGGCCGCACTTCGAAAGCGGCGTGAAGCTGGAAAGCGGAGGCGTGGACGCATGA
- a CDS encoding acyltransferase yields MNTIADSADVDAGACIGAGSKVWHLAQIREAARLGENCVIGRGAYIGPGVVLGENCKVQNYALVYEPAVLEAGVFIGPAVVLTNDVFPRAVTPEGSLKTEDDWDKVGVTIRQGAAIGARAVCIAPVTIGAWAMVAAGAVVTKDVPDFALMAGVPARRIGWVGKAGKPLTQEGRQWICPETGDAYLEGGGVLRPA; encoded by the coding sequence TTGAACACGATCGCTGACAGCGCGGACGTCGACGCCGGAGCCTGCATAGGGGCAGGCAGCAAGGTGTGGCACCTTGCCCAGATCAGGGAGGCAGCGCGCCTGGGGGAGAACTGCGTTATTGGCCGCGGTGCCTACATTGGCCCGGGCGTGGTCCTGGGAGAGAACTGCAAGGTCCAGAACTACGCACTGGTGTACGAGCCGGCAGTTTTGGAGGCGGGAGTCTTCATCGGCCCGGCGGTGGTCCTGACCAACGATGTCTTTCCCCGTGCCGTGACCCCGGAGGGCAGCCTGAAGACGGAGGATGACTGGGACAAAGTGGGCGTCACCATCCGGCAGGGAGCGGCCATCGGCGCCCGGGCCGTCTGCATAGCACCCGTGACGATCGGTGCGTGGGCCATGGTGGCGGCAGGCGCCGTCGTCACCAAGGACGTGCCGGACTTTGCCCTCATGGCGGGAGTCCCGGCGCGACGAATCGGATGGGTCGGGAAGGCGGGCAAGCCTCTCACGCAAGAGGGCAGGCAGTGGATCTGCCCGGAAACGGGGGACGCCTACCTTGAGGGCGGCGGAGTGCTGCGCCCTGCCTGA
- a CDS encoding FtsK/SpoIIIE domain-containing protein, translating to MTLNFTLVGGPGSSPEQLPVELSISAPTGTPGDMIHEQLVRKFRTGAVTVDGEDLRCVAFGVPPLVEAAILVDGGPIPSSRRPRRRPSPEAAAPLALAIHSGAAAGTVVPLRRGSYSIGRSGTRIVIPDPELSREHARVVVTDTDILLIDLDSANGTYVDGERIRTKVISTDSSIRCGQSNLSLVFADPPGRALADAGQSVTEPIVVPARVDAGNRAALVLTAVLPLAAGVMLAVFTGMWMFLAFSAASAFAVLVPAVSGRRQRRDLSAALQAAVEEDRERRRRSAPSLSLVALAAPRGKETSGPGSGGGVWLRLGQAAQAANVRIEPAGAGPTVPPAGAVPLVLDPGRGLTTIGGPRFATDGAIRSILMQLGGYPRAGRTHVLVHGKPGSLPLAARYLPRVTLTATPHAALGVVTSGHPHGCERAVLLIRGESSEGAADDSIRDAAIRHGWQVLHFRPEEGEWPTPDVFLSERRSVLFEELCETIFVPDLVPEDVFTGFCRRMAGATRQGTVQGGTVPATCSLGDVLPLTSAATAARWGSSGQKDGLAVPLGLTAAGTKTLDLQHDGPHLLVAGTTGSGKSELLCSLTLALALSYPPERVNFFLIDFKGGSGLGPLSDLVHCVGLQTDLSSSEMERTLTSLRAELQLREQCLAAARVPDLSAYRSTKAAEDFVLPHLVIVIDEFRMLVEDAPEALRELLRIASIGRSLGIHLIMATQRPQGALTADIRANVTSSIALRVQSDMESVDVVNCRSAAAISVDAPGRAFLARGTEAAEEFQGASLAVAATGGASCPVAVHRTIDFLAGQVTRPGKAPASVPTPAEAVEPLAAMVRNLCTQQEKQVPRRPVASPLPEDLEEPVPGGQSPCSAAPASRPLEPVNPTGEVRLGLMDMPEQQRVEALAWSPVRHRHAAFIGSPASGAGAALELAVHTLMTCGSEAHFYVLDATGGFLPLASAGRVGALAGLDDLRRGVRILERLVRELGQRRSHPTSGEVPLVVVVSGWGSWVSAFRAGPLAWAEDLVHDLVRDGALAGITLLLSGERELVTARFFGALPNRFYFPAGSTEESRAMWPRMPSVPAVEGRAVAFGPVSNGSPAVCQFYRSPAPNSLGKGGAGYPVASLRPFRLEPLPEQITVTEVTARAAPALRQGPLDEAQPGREPAAGGRPPERPMTRTGQRDVFLGVAGDELAAASFRIPASGVVAVLGNPGSGKSNTLRALEALNPDQLWCAHQGPSQAADDFWADMLLQAGSGCLPREALLLVDDVDQLAPSALRDVGELHALGHSLVVTAGYSPALLHRVPLLINARSSGAGLLLGPRSIADGDLFGIRFDVESNPPPGRAALITGGRAVPLQVAWAGADG from the coding sequence ATGACACTCAATTTCACACTGGTTGGCGGCCCGGGATCATCACCGGAGCAGCTGCCCGTGGAACTATCCATCAGCGCCCCGACCGGGACGCCAGGCGACATGATCCACGAGCAGCTGGTCCGGAAGTTCCGTACGGGCGCCGTCACGGTAGATGGGGAGGACCTGCGTTGCGTGGCCTTCGGAGTACCGCCGCTTGTAGAGGCCGCGATCCTTGTCGACGGCGGCCCCATCCCGTCAAGCCGGCGCCCGCGGCGCCGCCCGTCCCCTGAAGCCGCGGCCCCCCTGGCTCTTGCCATCCACAGCGGCGCCGCCGCGGGGACGGTTGTTCCGTTGCGGCGCGGCAGTTACAGCATTGGCCGAAGCGGAACGCGGATAGTCATCCCGGACCCGGAGTTGTCGCGTGAACATGCGCGGGTTGTGGTCACGGACACCGACATCCTGTTGATTGACCTGGACAGTGCCAACGGCACCTATGTTGACGGTGAAAGGATCCGGACCAAGGTCATCTCCACGGATTCCAGCATCAGATGTGGGCAATCGAACCTGTCCCTGGTCTTTGCAGACCCGCCTGGCCGGGCGCTTGCCGACGCCGGCCAGTCCGTGACGGAGCCCATTGTCGTACCCGCGCGCGTTGACGCTGGAAACCGGGCAGCACTCGTTCTCACCGCGGTTCTCCCATTGGCAGCGGGGGTGATGCTGGCCGTATTCACAGGGATGTGGATGTTCCTTGCCTTCTCCGCGGCTTCCGCGTTCGCCGTCCTTGTTCCTGCTGTCAGCGGACGGCGGCAGAGACGGGATCTGTCAGCCGCCCTGCAGGCCGCAGTTGAGGAAGACAGGGAACGACGACGGCGGAGTGCACCGTCCCTGTCCCTCGTCGCGTTGGCAGCACCACGGGGCAAGGAGACGTCCGGTCCCGGCTCCGGCGGAGGCGTCTGGTTGCGGCTGGGCCAGGCAGCGCAGGCGGCCAACGTCCGGATTGAACCGGCAGGCGCCGGTCCAACGGTTCCACCGGCAGGGGCGGTGCCCCTGGTCCTGGACCCGGGCCGCGGACTCACCACCATTGGCGGTCCGCGGTTCGCCACTGACGGCGCCATCCGGTCCATACTCATGCAACTGGGAGGGTATCCGCGCGCAGGCAGAACGCACGTCCTGGTTCATGGAAAGCCAGGAAGCCTGCCACTCGCCGCCCGGTATCTGCCCAGGGTGACTCTCACTGCAACACCACACGCCGCCCTCGGTGTCGTGACCAGCGGTCACCCGCACGGCTGCGAGCGCGCCGTACTGCTGATTCGGGGGGAAAGCTCTGAAGGGGCAGCTGATGACTCAATACGGGACGCAGCGATTCGACACGGATGGCAGGTGCTTCACTTCCGGCCTGAAGAGGGGGAATGGCCCACACCTGACGTCTTTCTTTCCGAGCGCAGGTCTGTCCTGTTCGAGGAGCTTTGCGAGACCATTTTTGTTCCCGATCTGGTGCCGGAGGATGTCTTCACTGGTTTCTGCCGGCGCATGGCAGGCGCCACGCGGCAAGGCACGGTACAAGGGGGAACCGTTCCCGCCACCTGCAGCCTCGGCGATGTCCTGCCGTTGACGTCTGCAGCCACCGCCGCCCGCTGGGGATCCAGCGGACAAAAGGACGGACTGGCCGTACCGCTGGGCCTCACTGCGGCAGGAACCAAAACCCTGGATCTGCAGCACGACGGGCCCCACCTCCTGGTGGCGGGCACTACAGGCTCCGGGAAATCGGAACTGCTCTGCAGCCTCACGCTCGCACTCGCCCTCAGCTACCCGCCCGAGCGGGTCAACTTCTTCCTGATCGATTTCAAGGGCGGCTCGGGGCTTGGTCCACTGAGTGACCTCGTCCACTGTGTGGGACTGCAGACCGACCTTTCCAGCTCCGAAATGGAACGGACACTGACCTCGCTCCGCGCCGAACTGCAGCTCCGGGAGCAATGCCTTGCTGCGGCCCGGGTACCGGACCTTTCCGCGTACCGCTCCACTAAGGCGGCGGAGGACTTTGTCCTCCCCCACCTTGTCATTGTCATCGACGAGTTCAGGATGCTGGTTGAGGATGCGCCGGAGGCGCTCCGTGAGTTGCTGCGGATAGCGTCCATCGGGCGTTCCTTGGGCATTCACCTGATCATGGCAACGCAGAGGCCGCAGGGAGCGCTGACAGCGGACATCCGCGCGAACGTCACGTCCAGCATCGCCCTTCGTGTGCAATCCGACATGGAGTCGGTGGATGTGGTCAATTGCAGGAGCGCTGCGGCCATCAGTGTGGACGCACCTGGCCGGGCGTTCCTGGCCCGCGGGACGGAGGCCGCCGAGGAGTTCCAGGGTGCGTCACTGGCCGTGGCGGCGACGGGCGGTGCATCATGTCCCGTCGCTGTCCACCGGACGATTGATTTTCTCGCGGGCCAGGTTACCCGGCCCGGCAAGGCGCCAGCCTCTGTGCCAACTCCTGCGGAGGCGGTGGAACCCTTGGCAGCCATGGTGCGGAACCTCTGCACCCAGCAGGAGAAGCAGGTCCCGAGGAGGCCCGTCGCCTCTCCGCTGCCGGAGGATCTGGAAGAACCCGTCCCCGGGGGCCAGTCCCCCTGCTCTGCCGCCCCCGCTTCCCGGCCGCTGGAGCCCGTCAATCCGACGGGTGAGGTCCGCCTCGGCCTCATGGACATGCCCGAACAGCAACGGGTGGAAGCCCTGGCGTGGAGTCCTGTCCGCCACCGCCACGCAGCGTTTATCGGCAGCCCTGCGTCCGGTGCCGGGGCGGCCTTGGAACTGGCCGTCCACACATTGATGACCTGTGGCAGTGAAGCCCACTTTTACGTGCTGGACGCCACGGGAGGTTTCCTCCCGCTGGCCAGTGCAGGCCGGGTGGGTGCACTGGCCGGACTGGATGACCTGCGGCGTGGAGTTCGGATTTTGGAGCGGCTTGTCCGGGAGCTGGGTCAGCGGCGGAGCCACCCAACCTCCGGGGAGGTGCCTCTTGTCGTCGTCGTCTCCGGCTGGGGATCCTGGGTGTCGGCTTTCCGTGCGGGACCGCTGGCATGGGCTGAGGACCTGGTCCATGACCTGGTCCGTGACGGCGCCCTGGCAGGGATAACGCTGCTGCTCTCCGGGGAACGGGAGCTTGTCACTGCCAGGTTCTTCGGTGCCCTTCCCAACCGTTTCTATTTTCCGGCCGGTTCCACCGAGGAGAGCCGCGCCATGTGGCCACGAATGCCCTCGGTACCTGCAGTTGAAGGGAGGGCTGTTGCCTTCGGCCCGGTTTCAAACGGCAGTCCTGCTGTCTGCCAGTTCTACCGGAGCCCGGCCCCGAATTCACTGGGCAAAGGCGGCGCAGGATATCCGGTTGCCTCGCTGCGGCCATTCCGGCTGGAACCCCTCCCCGAGCAGATCACGGTGACGGAGGTGACAGCAAGGGCCGCACCGGCACTCCGACAGGGTCCCTTAGACGAAGCCCAGCCAGGCCGGGAACCAGCCGCCGGCGGCCGTCCGCCGGAGCGCCCCATGACCCGCACGGGGCAACGGGATGTCTTCCTCGGAGTCGCCGGGGATGAGCTGGCCGCAGCGTCCTTCCGCATTCCGGCCAGCGGGGTAGTTGCGGTGCTTGGCAACCCCGGAAGCGGCAAGAGCAATACCCTGCGCGCATTGGAGGCACTCAACCCCGACCAACTGTGGTGCGCGCATCAAGGGCCATCCCAGGCCGCGGACGACTTTTGGGCGGACATGCTCCTGCAGGCGGGGAGTGGTTGTTTGCCGCGGGAGGCACTGCTGCTGGTTGACGACGTCGACCAGCTCGCACCTTCGGCATTGAGGGATGTGGGCGAACTACATGCCCTGGGCCATTCCCTGGTGGTAACCGCTGGTTACAGTCCTGCACTTCTCCATCGTGTCCCGCTCCTCATCAATGCACGGTCATCCGGCGCCGGGCTACTGCTCGGCCCGCGTTCGATCGCTGACGGCGACCTTTTCGGGATACGGTTCGACGTCGAGTCCAATCCCCCGCCGGGACGTGCTGCCCTCATCACCGGCGGCCGGGCCGTCCCCCTCCAGGTGGCGTGGGCTGGAGCAGATGGGTGA
- a CDS encoding WhiB family transcriptional regulator codes for MDWRNRAACLDKDPELFFPVGNTGPALLQIEEAKSVCRRCPVVDTCLQWALESGQDAGVWGGMSEDERRALKRRAARARRAS; via the coding sequence ATGGATTGGCGTAACCGCGCAGCGTGCCTCGACAAGGACCCGGAACTGTTCTTCCCCGTCGGGAATACAGGACCGGCCCTCCTGCAGATCGAGGAAGCCAAGAGCGTCTGCCGCCGGTGCCCCGTTGTCGACACCTGCTTGCAGTGGGCCCTTGAGTCCGGCCAGGACGCCGGAGTCTGGGGCGGAATGAGCGAAGACGAGCGCCGCGCCCTGAAGCGGCGCGCTGCCCGCGCACGCCGCGCTTCCTAG
- a CDS encoding sensor histidine kinase, whose protein sequence is MAIFTDPIREHADFGPGDAEWLHLLVGDWQMVADLAFADLALWFPHPELGYIALAHVRPSTTHTAFHSDFVGEGIRSDLQPLVDKAWNSRSIERSSETNWNSEMALRVEAVPMVRNGRTLAVVTTHMDLSSSRMPSRLELTYRQCAYDLLRMGTLGLWPDFASPTGSRRGAPRVGDGLIRLDADGVVQYASPNGVSAFRRLGDGESLEGRSLAEVTAGLLKDRRLVDETLPLVVTGRMPWRSEIESRGVSLSLRAIPLRDEQQRFGALVLCRDVSELRRREMELVTKDATIREIHHRVKNNLQTVAALLRMQSRRMVSDEAKQGLEQAMRRVATIALVHETLSQGLTQSVDFDELIGRQFRLSAEVASPSQQVRTERSGSFGELPSDLATPLALVINELVTNAVEHGLEGRAGTVWLVADRSEAEDGEELTVTIADDGVGLPQTPHVEGLGLQIVRTLVTSELGGTITWERREGGGTEVKIRLSLAGK, encoded by the coding sequence GTGGCAATCTTTACGGACCCCATCAGGGAGCACGCTGATTTCGGGCCGGGCGATGCCGAGTGGCTGCACCTCCTGGTGGGGGACTGGCAGATGGTCGCGGACCTTGCGTTCGCCGACCTGGCGCTGTGGTTCCCCCACCCGGAGCTTGGCTACATTGCCCTGGCCCACGTGCGTCCTTCCACCACGCACACGGCATTCCACAGTGACTTCGTGGGTGAGGGTATCCGCTCCGACCTGCAGCCGCTCGTGGACAAGGCATGGAACAGCAGGTCCATTGAGCGCTCCAGCGAGACGAACTGGAACAGTGAGATGGCCCTGCGGGTAGAGGCTGTCCCCATGGTGCGCAACGGCCGGACACTTGCAGTTGTTACCACCCATATGGACCTCTCCAGTTCACGGATGCCGTCCCGGCTTGAGTTGACCTACCGGCAGTGCGCCTACGATCTGCTAAGGATGGGCACGCTGGGATTGTGGCCGGACTTTGCCTCTCCCACGGGCTCCCGGCGGGGCGCTCCCCGCGTGGGCGACGGGCTGATCAGGCTGGATGCCGACGGGGTGGTGCAGTACGCGAGCCCAAACGGAGTTTCAGCCTTCCGCAGGCTGGGCGACGGGGAGTCCCTGGAGGGACGTTCGCTCGCTGAGGTAACCGCGGGCCTGCTCAAGGACCGCCGGCTGGTCGATGAGACCCTGCCGCTTGTAGTTACCGGCCGCATGCCCTGGCGCAGCGAGATTGAGTCCAGGGGAGTAAGCCTGTCCCTGCGTGCCATCCCGCTCCGGGACGAGCAGCAGCGATTCGGCGCGCTGGTCCTCTGCCGCGATGTCTCAGAGCTGCGCCGCCGTGAAATGGAGCTGGTAACCAAGGACGCCACCATCCGCGAAATCCACCACCGGGTCAAGAACAATCTGCAGACGGTGGCTGCGCTGCTGCGGATGCAGTCCCGGCGGATGGTGAGCGATGAAGCAAAACAGGGCCTGGAGCAGGCCATGCGCCGCGTGGCCACCATCGCACTGGTCCATGAGACGTTGTCGCAGGGACTGACGCAGAGCGTTGATTTCGATGAACTGATCGGCCGCCAGTTCCGGCTGTCCGCGGAAGTGGCTTCCCCTTCCCAGCAGGTCAGGACGGAACGCTCCGGCAGCTTCGGGGAGCTCCCCAGCGATCTCGCCACGCCGCTTGCCCTGGTGATCAACGAACTGGTGACCAATGCTGTGGAGCACGGCCTTGAGGGGAGGGCGGGCACGGTTTGGCTGGTGGCCGACCGGTCCGAAGCGGAGGACGGCGAAGAGCTGACTGTAACCATCGCCGATGACGGCGTGGGCCTTCCGCAGACCCCGCATGTGGAGGGCCTTGGCCTGCAGATTGTGCGGACCCTCGTCACGAGTGAGCTCGGCGGGACCATCACGTGGGAGCGCCGCGAGGGCGGCGGGACCGAGGTCAAGATCCGGCTCAGCCTGGCCGGGAAGTAG